The segment CAGCGTCTAACGTGACGGACGACGGAGTCCCTGCCGACTTCGATGCCCAGCAGTATATTGCTGCGGTTCAATCCGCTGGCGTACCGGTCGGCATTTGGCTGAATTCACCCGTCGATGGCACTGCCTACGCCGCAGTTGCGCATGACGCTATTTCCCAGCTTATTGCTGCGACCAAAAACTTAGCGCACTTACCCGAAGCTTTCGCGGCAGACATATCCGAACGTTTGTTTCGTGAAGCCAGTGGAGGTGGCAAATAACATGGTTTTTACGCAAGTCTCTTTGGCAACGTGCTTCCCTATACCAAACTATTTATCGTTGCGACTCCTATTGCCTTCGGAGAGAAGCAGTGTCGCAGAAACCTTCCACGGGGCGACTCAGACTAAACACATGGCCATTGCTGAATTCGCAAAACACTTATCGAGTATCGCGTTCTTCTGCGTCATCAATTCCCTCTTTGATAATCTCTTTCGCGTCAGAAGCGTCGTTGCCTTCAGGTCGCGGCGTCACGCCCTCGGCGTCTTCGAAAGCCAGCTGGGTGAGGATCGCAAAATGGTCAGAGCCGCTCATGCGTTTACGCGACAGCGAGCCGAGCGTGAATCCTTCTGAAAGGAAAACGTGATCAATGGGACAGCGAAACGGAGGATAGTTCGCCATGTAAGTGCTGATCAACCCTCGGCCGATGCGTGGGTCCAGCAAGCCACTGGTACGCTTGAACAGGCGCGTTGTGTGAGACCATGCGACGTCATTGAAGTCTCCGGCGAGGATCCAGGCCTCGTCGTTTCGCTGGGCAATTTCCCTCGCTATCAGAATCAGTTCCGCGTCGCGAACCCTGCTGTCTCTGCGAGTTTCACCGGTGGAGTCGAGCAGGCCCGGAGGCGTCGGATGAATTCCGATAAAGTTAACCTGTTCGCCGGACTCAAATTCCAGTTCAATCCACAAGCTTGCTCGACGATCAGAAACGAGGTGTCGAGTTTGTGCCGACTTGATTGGAATCTTGCTCCAGAACGCCAAGCCCAGCCCTTCACCTCGAACTTCCTCGTGCGTGTAGGGATAGTCCGTGCCCAAAGCCTCCAACCGCTGCTTCCAGCCTTCGTCGTATTCGACCAGCAAAAGGATGTCAGCGTTCTCTTCTGCCAGTTCAGCACTTACGTTTTGCGGGCTTGGATTCTCGTAATCCAGATTTGAAACCATCACCTTGAAGGTATCGGCGTTTGGCTGCGAATCGGCAACTTCAGTGGGCCACAGTGGGCCGAAAGGAGCCGTGTGCGACAGTTGCCAAGCGATCGCTGCGATCAGGACACCACTGTAAATTAGATGCTCTGTACGGAGTCCGGACGTCCACATGACGGCAGCGATCGTGATCAGCGGAACAGCCATCAGCACCGCGATCTGTAGCCGCGGAAAATCCCACCAGCGCACGTACCACTTCCCGGTGGACAGCAGCGGAAGCAGCGTAATCAGAAGCAGCAAAAATCCAGTGATACGAATGAACCAGTTCATCTTTTCAAATCCACAAAGAGCGAGTCGTCGATTTCGCTAACGCAAAGGCAGTGCCAGTTGATCACAAATCACTCACTGTCGAAAAATCCAACGTTTGCTGGCCGCAACACCGCCAGACTGGCTTGAACGCGACCATAGAAATCGGAATTCGGCAGAGTTTCCCTGCTTTCCGCGGATGGCGGTCGGAGCCTCAAACCGTTGGCACAACAAATGCCTTAATGGAATGCAACCAATCAATAGAAAGCGACTTCCCATGATAAGCAATCCATTTCAACACCTTAACCGGCATCGTCAGATGATTGGGCTGTTGTACAAATACGGAACCAGCGATTTGATTCAAAAGTCAGGCTTGGTCGAGTCATTTGCCGACACAACACACGATCGCCGTAGCGGTGCAGCCTCTCACGACTGGCACCGGACGGACGAACGAGACACCGGCGACGACCGGAGCGCGGTCGAGAAAGCGGCCTCGAAAGGCGTCGGCCCTCATGATCTGGTCGCCGATCTTGAAGCGATGGGTCCGGCTTTCATCAAGCTTGGCCAGCTGCTTTCGACCCGTCCGGATTTTCTTCCCGGAGCGTACATCGAGGCCCTGACTAAACTTCAGGACGACGCGGAGCCGATCGAAGCAAGTGAGATTTTCCGCGTCATCGAAGAAGAGCTGGGTCAGCAACCGGAGTATTTGTTTGACAGCTTCGAAATCGAGCCATTGGCGACGGCGTCGCTCGGGCAAGTTCATTGCGCCACGATGCATGACGGTCGCAAGGTAGTCATCAAAGTTCAACGTCCTGGAATCGCAGGGCAGTTGGCTCGCGACATCGAGGCGATGGAAGAGCTTGCGTCGGTTTGCGAAAATTTTGAATTCGGCCGCCGCTATCAGCTAAAGCATCTTGTCGAATCGCTCAAACAATCGCTAGCGATGGAAATCGACTATGAGCACGAAGTTGCCAATGCCCGCGATATCGCGACCAATCTGGCCGGATTCAAAAGTATCACAATTCCCAAACCGGTTGGCGAACTTTCGACGAAACGCGTCATCACGATGGAGTTCGTGCAATGCGAGAAGATCACAGATTTGACGTCGGACCGAATTGACGAGTCCCGGTCGTGCGAATTGGCCAACGATCTGTTCAAGTCGTTTCTCTTTCAGGTTCTTGTCCACGGAGCGTTCCATGCGGACCCTCACCCCGGCAACGTCGGGCTGACGCGTGACGACGGGATCGTTTTGATGGATCACGGTTTGGTCGTGAAGTTCACACCGCGACTTCAGTCAGATTTGATCAAGCTACTTATGGCGATCAGCGATGGAAAAGGTTCTGTCGCAGCGGAGATTGCTGAGGCGAGCGGTGTCCCCGGAGACAACTTTGATTCGAGAAAGTTCCAGTCAGAGATTGAGAAAATCGTTGCCGCCAACGTGAACCGTAGCGTCGACAAAATGGATTCAGGAACTGCTTTGATGGAAATTCAGACCGTTGCCGGTCAGCACGATCTGTTTCTGCCACAAGAAGTCATCATGTTGGGCCGAGCGTTGATGCACCTTGAAAGGGTCGTCTCTTCGCTCGATCCAAAATTCGATCCGAATGAAGCCATTCGGACACATGCGATGGACATCATGCGACAGCACTCCGGCAAGGAGCTGAGCTTGGCAACGCTGTATCAAGCGTTGTTGGAATCAACCGAGTTCGCACAAAAGCTTCCCGCGCGGGCGAACAAGCTGGCCGAGTTGGTCGCCAACAACGGGATTGAAGTAAAGGTCAACGCCTTTGACGAAGGCAAGTTTATCAGCGGCCTGAACAAAGTCGCCAACCGAATTTCAACGGGTCTGATCATTTCCGCAATGATTGTTGCTGCGGCATTGATGATGCGGATCGATGTCGGCTGGAAAATCGGGGGCTACCCAGCAATCGCTTTATTGTTTTTGACCCTCGCCGGACTCGCCGGATCCATTCTGGTTTGGCGAGTGATTGTCAGTGACAGATTCGAACAATAAAAGGAGCCAGCGACGATGAAGCTATTTTACAGATCCAGCCTGCCGGTTTTCATTTTGCTTACCATGTTTGCGTTCCAGCATTCGTTTGGGCAACAGGAAACTCCCGACACAGACAACGAATCGAACACGGAGGAAGTTGCCGACGAAGCTCCTGAAGCTCCGCAAAAAGTCGAGGTCAACCCCGCGGCCCGGGACGAGGAGATTCAGGCTCGCCTGAACGAAATCCTTGCTGCAACGAAGCGTTTTGACGACGCGAACGCGAGCGTTGAGAACGGAGTTGTCTTCCTGTCAGGCATCGCCAAACAGGACGAATTCAAGGACTGGGCGACGGACCTTGCTACCAATACGCAGGACGTTGCAGCGGTTGTAAACCGGATGACGGTCGAGCAAAAATCCGTTTGGGATTTCAGCAGTGCGTTCGCGGAGCTACGCGACTTTCGCAACGGTGCCATTCAGGCGATCCCGCTGGTCGTGTTTGGTGTTGTAATCCTCGCGTTGACGTGGATGCTGGCGAAACTGGCGAGCTACGTTGGTAATCGGGCTCTGGGAAAACGGATCCCCAATTCGCTTTTGAGATGGGTCGCCACGCGAGCGATGATGTTGCCGATCTTGATCTTTGGCATTTACCTCGTACTACGTGTCTCAGGACTGACCCAGTTAGCGTTGACGGTTCTTGGTGGTACGGGCCTGATCGGTTTGATTATCGGTATCGCGTTTCAGGACATCGCGGAAAACTTCCTTGCGAGCGTTCTGATCAGCGTGCAAAAACCGTTTCGAATTGGCGATGCCGTGCACATCGAAGATTTTGAGGGCGTCGTGCAACGAGTCACCACGCGAGGCACGACGTTGCTAACGTTCGAAGGAAACCACGTTCAGATTCCCAATTCGAAAGTCTACAAAGCAACGATTGAAAACTACACGGCCAATCCACTGCGGCGAATTCATTTCGATGTCGGTATCGGATACGACGACCCGGCAAGCAAGGCTCAGGAAATTGTGCTTGGCGTTTTGAAACAACACTCTGCAACCTTGATGGATCCAACTCCGCGAGTTTTGATCGAAAGTTTGGGAGCGTCTACCGTGAACCTTCGTTCCTTCTTTTGGATCGATGGAGCAAAGAATAATTGGCTGAGCGTTCGATCGTCGTGCATGCGAATTGCGAAACAGGCGCTGCTGCAGGACGGCATTTCATTGCCGGACGAAGCTCGTGAAGTCATCTTCCCGAACGGCGTTCCTGTTGTGATGCAGCAACCGCCTCACAGCGAGAATACGGAATCCAATGGACAGCAATCCTCGCCTCAGCCGGGATCAATCGAGCATGAGATGGATCGAAAGTCTGCTGCAATTCGCAATCAGGCAAACGAAGAAGCTGGAAGCGAGGCAGAAGGCCATATGAAATCAGACATGGAAGATCTCAAGCAACAGGCGAAACAGTCGTGGCTTCCCGGAGAGGGCGAAGAAGTCCTCGTCGGTGAATGAGCATCGACATCACGTGTACTAAACTCTCAAACAGGAAGAAACCATGGACAACCCCATCGACCAACGCTGGAAAGAATACTGCATGCAGATTTCCGAAACTGCGCGAAAGCTTTCGGAAAAATCATCGCTTGGCGACGCAATCAAATCCGCGCTAGAACAATTCATGGGCAATCAAGCACCCGCGAATGAGGAGGATTATGAATCAAAAGTTCGTGAAGGCGATCAGCTAATTGACGGCTGGAACACCGCCTACAAGCAATCAGAAAATCACGGCTCAATTGCCAGTCCGACTCAGTGTATGGCCGAGCAAGCGGAACTGGCTCGCGACAATATCGAAAGCTGAGCCAGCGTTGGGGCTTGGAACCACCCTGCCCCGTTGCCATTCGATCCATTTACTTTTAACTCGAGAGCACAATGACTAATAAAGACGACGACGACAAATCACCCGGATTGCCTTCACCTTCTCCGACACCCGCGCCTTCGAAACCGGGCGATCTTCCGGGCAGCCGGCCGCAACCTCACGATCCGCCGCCGATGAACCCGAAGCCAAAACCGCCGACTCCCGACAGCCCAAGTTTCTGAATCGGTGGCCAGAGCTAGCGACTAATAGCGTCGCAAAACTGGTCATGCTTTGACCACGACGCGCACTCTAATGACCGTTCCACGACCATCACTTCGTCGTGGAACGGTTCTGTTTTGCTAGCACCCCAGTCCTTTTCATCAACAACGATGGGTGTTTTCATTTATTTCTTCGAGTAGACGCGAGCTTTCAGGAAATTTTGCCGGATTGGCTCAAGTTTGGCTTGCGAGTTGCTTTAGAGCGAATTGAGTTTTACGAGTGTTTCGCTCGTCAACAAGAATCATCAACAAGATACAAGGAAGTAGTTCTATGTTAGTTCTTTCTCGCCACGTCGACGAATCAATCGTCATTCCTGAACTCGGCATCACGATCGAAGTCACCCGCATCAAAGGAAAGACGGTTCGCCTGGGAATCAAGGCACCGGAATCGATTCGAATTCTTCGCGGAGAACTGGAATCCGTTGTCAACGAGTTCGAAGAGCCAGCAGCACCGCGTTCAAACCGGTCGATTGCTGCTCCGGCAACGATGGGTTCCGCTACGCAATCGTTCGCGTCTGTTCGATAGCGTTGCGGGCCGAATTCGGCTGATACATTTCACGTCGCGTATTCGCAACTGCGATCTGGCGGGAAGCTACCCGGGTTGTTCAAACCACCCACGGCATTGCATGCTCACGATCAAAGCCCACGCACCCATTGCAGGATTTGATCCACGTTCAAGGCACCCGATTGCCGCGCGATTTCCTTGCCGTCCCGAAATGCGATCATGCACGGAATACCGGTGATGTTGAAACCGCCAGCGGTCGCGGAAGCGGCTTCGGTATCAAGTTTAGCTAGTACGGTGTGTGGCGAAAGCTGTTTGGCCGCATCGGCGAACTGCGGAGCCATCATTCGACAGGGGCCGCACCATTGGGCCCAAAAATCAACCACGACAGGCACCGTCGTCCGCGAAACGAACTTTTGAAAGTTCGCATCGGTCAGCTCGACCGGATGGTCCGGGATCAGAATCTGTTTGCACTTGCCGCATTTGGGGCCATCGGCGACACGTCCGATCGGCACGCGATTCACGGCAGCACAGTTGCCGCATACATAGCTGAGAATGTCTTTCGAATCAGGCATTGATTCCTCTTTCAGGCGTTCAAACGATTATCATCGAGTCCGATCTGAACCCTCGTCTATTTTAGCCAACTCAAGACGATAAAACGATGGCTTGTGATGTTCCTCAAGTCGGCGTTTGATCCCGCGCACCAGTTGCATATCGCCATCTCAGGTCGTCAATCTCCCTCTTCCGAATCTGCTATTCTGAGTATTTCGTTTTGTGGAATACCTCGATGCAGCGTTTACACCAGATCGCATTCATCATATCCCTGCTCGCGTTGAGCTGGCTTGGGATGATGGCGATCCACGAGTTCGGACATGTCATCGGTGCGCTCACCAGCGGCGGAAGCGTAGAGCGCGTCGTGCTCCATCCGCTCACGATTTCGCGGACAGATGTTTCCCCAAATCCAAATCCGCTCTGGGTCGTTTGGCTCGGCCCGGTCCTTGGGTGCGCGATTCCCGTGATCGGCTGGCGACTGGTTCCGCGGCAGTTGCACGTGGCCAATAAGATCGCGATGTTCTTCGCCGGATTCTGTCTGTTGGCCAACGGCGCATACATTGCGATCGGCTCGTTCGAGCGAATTGGCGATTGCCAAACCATGCTTCAGCACGGTTCACCCAACTGGACTCTGGTCGCGTTCGGCGCCATCACGGCGATTGCCGGGATCAGCATCTGGCATCAGCTGGGCTCGATCCGGGAATTCCTTTCTGACCCATCACTTGTGAATGGAAAAACTGCCTATCTAACATTGCTGGCGGCGGCCGTGCTGGCCGCGGTGGAGTTCACATTCTCGCCAACGTGATGCTCTACTCCATTTCCTTACCGAGTCGTTCAGCCAGTTTGGCGACCAGTTGCGGATCATCTTTTTCACGCAACGCATCGATCGTCTCCTGCTTGACTTCCAACTTCAGCAAGTGCTTTTCCAGACGTTCCCACTGGGTCGTTCGCTTTTTGCCTTCGGACAGGAAAAGTTCCGTCACCAGTTCCTGAACGCGTTGAAGCGCGATGTTCTCACGATTCTCGTAGTAGTTCTTGATGATGTTCTGCTGGTATTTGGAGCGTTCGGTCACGATCTGGGTCTCTCGAAATCCGGGACTGGTTAGGGTGTCGATTTATCAGTTTTCGACTGCGCATTCGTCAATTTTGAAACTTAGCAGTAAAAAACGGATATCCTGATTTTGCAAACGAGGAATCGGGCGATTCGACGAACACGACAGTAGATTAGAATTATCAGGTCGCCAACCCGCTTGTTGGCAGTTTCATGAGTTTCCCGTCAAGCAATGCCAAATCAAAGATCCATCACGTGTGCCCAATGTGGCAACTCGACATCGACTGTAGGCGCGATGCCAAAATTCTGCAGTCATTGCGGTTCTCAATTCGATTCGGTCACTGATGGCGTTGGTACTTCTGGAGTGACCAGCGGCGGCACGCCAGACCAGACGATCGGCTCTCCCAATCAAAGCTCTCAGAACCTGTCGCTGGAAAACACCCACGACTCCTCATTCGTGATTCGACCTGCCGAATTTGCGGGCAAGCTGAAACCTGGATCGCGAATCGGACCTTTCAAGCTTGGATGTCAGCTTGGCGCCGGCGGCATGGGCACCGTCTACGAAGCTCACGATACCGACAGCGATTGCCCGGTCGCGCTCAAGATCCTTTCAAAGCAGGTTCGCACCACCGAAGAGGGCGTCGAACGCTTCCGACGCGAGAGTCAGGTTGCGGCATCGATCAACCATCCGGGCAGCACGTTCGTCTATCGTTCCGGTCAGTATGGTGATCAGTTCTTCATCGCGATGGAGTTAATGAACGGTGGAACACTCAAAGACATCGTTGAGGAGGAAGGCCCGCTGGAGGTTTCTCGAGCGGTGGATTTTATGATTCAGGCAATCGACGGCCTGGCGGTTGCTCATGAGGCCGGGATCGTGCATCGCGACTTCAAACCTTCGAACTGTTTTCTGGATGACGACGGCGGGGCGAAAGTCGGTGACTTTGGGTTGGCCAAGAACTTTTTCGGCGACGTTGCGCTGACGCAAACAGGCGCCTTTGTTGGCACACCGCAATTCGCGGCACCGGAACAGCTTCGCGCGGGTCATGTGGATGCACGAACGGACATTTATGCAGTTGGTGGGACGCTGTTCTACCTTTTGACAGGCCGTGCTCCATTCGTCGGCGACGCGGCGCAAGTCATTTCCGGTATCGCCGCAGTACCGGCACCAAATGTAAAAACGATTGCGCCGCACGTTCCGGAGAAACTTGCTTCGCTGCTGGCGTCGATGCTGGAGAAAGATCCTGAGCGTCGCCCCGGCAGCGTGCAGGAAATTCGAGCGGCCCTGTTGCCGTTTTCGTCGCTCGGCGCGGTCGCTCCGGACAATGGATTACGCATGGCGGCGTTTTTCATCGACATGTTTATCTTTGGGTTCGTCGGGATTGTTCTGTCGCTGACGATATCACCGCTGGCTATGATCCTTGGAGCATTCGAAGCCAACCTGATCACAGCGGTCGTAAACTTCATTGCCGTCGTCGGTTGGTTCGCAGTTCAGGAATATGTTCTTGGCACGACGATCGGAAAGTGGCTGTTTCGCATGCGAGTCATCAACGATCAGAACGATACGCCAAAGCTATGGCAAGCTCTCGTCCGCCCTCTCTTCATCCCAGGCTCTCGCGCGATGATGGCTTTCTTGCCTGTGTTCTTCCTCGAGTCACCCGAAGGAGGCCAGACGATGTCCGCTCAGGATGTGGTCAAGATCGGGCTGGTTGAACTGTTCTCGTTTCTGGCCTGGATCCCATCGCTGCTGTTCATGCTGACGGG is part of the Mariniblastus fucicola genome and harbors:
- a CDS encoding ABC1 kinase family protein, with amino-acid sequence MISNPFQHLNRHRQMIGLLYKYGTSDLIQKSGLVESFADTTHDRRSGAASHDWHRTDERDTGDDRSAVEKAASKGVGPHDLVADLEAMGPAFIKLGQLLSTRPDFLPGAYIEALTKLQDDAEPIEASEIFRVIEEELGQQPEYLFDSFEIEPLATASLGQVHCATMHDGRKVVIKVQRPGIAGQLARDIEAMEELASVCENFEFGRRYQLKHLVESLKQSLAMEIDYEHEVANARDIATNLAGFKSITIPKPVGELSTKRVITMEFVQCEKITDLTSDRIDESRSCELANDLFKSFLFQVLVHGAFHADPHPGNVGLTRDDGIVLMDHGLVVKFTPRLQSDLIKLLMAISDGKGSVAAEIAEASGVPGDNFDSRKFQSEIEKIVAANVNRSVDKMDSGTALMEIQTVAGQHDLFLPQEVIMLGRALMHLERVVSSLDPKFDPNEAIRTHAMDIMRQHSGKELSLATLYQALLESTEFAQKLPARANKLAELVANNGIEVKVNAFDEGKFISGLNKVANRISTGLIISAMIVAAALMMRIDVGWKIGGYPAIALLFLTLAGLAGSILVWRVIVSDRFEQ
- a CDS encoding protein kinase domain-containing protein, translating into MPKFCSHCGSQFDSVTDGVGTSGVTSGGTPDQTIGSPNQSSQNLSLENTHDSSFVIRPAEFAGKLKPGSRIGPFKLGCQLGAGGMGTVYEAHDTDSDCPVALKILSKQVRTTEEGVERFRRESQVAASINHPGSTFVYRSGQYGDQFFIAMELMNGGTLKDIVEEEGPLEVSRAVDFMIQAIDGLAVAHEAGIVHRDFKPSNCFLDDDGGAKVGDFGLAKNFFGDVALTQTGAFVGTPQFAAPEQLRAGHVDARTDIYAVGGTLFYLLTGRAPFVGDAAQVISGIAAVPAPNVKTIAPHVPEKLASLLASMLEKDPERRPGSVQEIRAALLPFSSLGAVAPDNGLRMAAFFIDMFIFGFVGIVLSLTISPLAMILGAFEANLITAVVNFIAVVGWFAVQEYVLGTTIGKWLFRMRVINDQNDTPKLWQALVRPLFIPGSRAMMAFLPVFFLESPEGGQTMSAQDVVKIGLVELFSFLAWIPSLLFMLTGRISNGYRGIHDLVTGTRVVRISNSLETAQTSNQPVTAPLEVDPTSFPADVIEPFRILGQLGINARTGERILIGEDPQLDRKVWIYETTEANPPLSRAGIRPTRQRIIASRVDTSSDPQRRYFVAESIEGMPWLQLLESGEVVQWTTLRPLLRELASELDHSANEDSLPDHFGPENVWLDRSGQLKFVEIATGEETSTMNAREVFELFFEKIVANHPVPEHVIELNQKWRKSTNISMSEIDHKLEELVDRPSGWSWIDRIGATCVSLAIELSILFLLGQAWLSLCKTQFNLGIGIICGLFFVMMLAGSIVTGYFFESPTFWFLGITARNRNKQHKPSRIRLAVRMALSWLLPILMATTFVGLQAAALSIDPEGPPPFGFLIVVLAFPAVVIAMLIVTLFNLASPSRGVADFLSGTLLMRK
- a CDS encoding mechanosensitive ion channel family protein — translated: MKLFYRSSLPVFILLTMFAFQHSFGQQETPDTDNESNTEEVADEAPEAPQKVEVNPAARDEEIQARLNEILAATKRFDDANASVENGVVFLSGIAKQDEFKDWATDLATNTQDVAAVVNRMTVEQKSVWDFSSAFAELRDFRNGAIQAIPLVVFGVVILALTWMLAKLASYVGNRALGKRIPNSLLRWVATRAMMLPILIFGIYLVLRVSGLTQLALTVLGGTGLIGLIIGIAFQDIAENFLASVLISVQKPFRIGDAVHIEDFEGVVQRVTTRGTTLLTFEGNHVQIPNSKVYKATIENYTANPLRRIHFDVGIGYDDPASKAQEIVLGVLKQHSATLMDPTPRVLIESLGASTVNLRSFFWIDGAKNNWLSVRSSCMRIAKQALLQDGISLPDEAREVIFPNGVPVVMQQPPHSENTESNGQQSSPQPGSIEHEMDRKSAAIRNQANEEAGSEAEGHMKSDMEDLKQQAKQSWLPGEGEEVLVGE
- the trxA gene encoding thioredoxin: MPDSKDILSYVCGNCAAVNRVPIGRVADGPKCGKCKQILIPDHPVELTDANFQKFVSRTTVPVVVDFWAQWCGPCRMMAPQFADAAKQLSPHTVLAKLDTEAASATAGGFNITGIPCMIAFRDGKEIARQSGALNVDQILQWVRGL
- a CDS encoding endonuclease/exonuclease/phosphatase family protein encodes the protein MNWFIRITGFLLLLITLLPLLSTGKWYVRWWDFPRLQIAVLMAVPLITIAAVMWTSGLRTEHLIYSGVLIAAIAWQLSHTAPFGPLWPTEVADSQPNADTFKVMVSNLDYENPSPQNVSAELAEENADILLLVEYDEGWKQRLEALGTDYPYTHEEVRGEGLGLAFWSKIPIKSAQTRHLVSDRRASLWIELEFESGEQVNFIGIHPTPPGLLDSTGETRRDSRVRDAELILIAREIAQRNDEAWILAGDFNDVAWSHTTRLFKRTSGLLDPRIGRGLISTYMANYPPFRCPIDHVFLSEGFTLGSLSRKRMSGSDHFAILTQLAFEDAEGVTPRPEGNDASDAKEIIKEGIDDAEERDTR
- a CDS encoding carbon storage regulator, with protein sequence MLVLSRHVDESIVIPELGITIEVTRIKGKTVRLGIKAPESIRILRGELESVVNEFEEPAAPRSNRSIAAPATMGSATQSFASVR